In the Malus domestica chromosome 16, GDT2T_hap1 genome, one interval contains:
- the LOC114822045 gene encoding dynein light chain 1, cytoplasmic-like, producing the protein MHFLTDMSVKLSSAKREMERAELELERRSKFLSSLIQKKKSVEEQDHRDSLNVRVRASDMPITLQNRAFRSAREHLDAMPGKLDSKGLALALKKDFDSSYGPAWHCIVGTSFGSYVTHSTGGFLYFSIDKVYVLLFKTAVEPLDH; encoded by the exons ATGCACTTTTTGACTGATATGAGCGTGAAATTATCATCGGcgaagagagaaatggagagagcaGAGCTGGAGCTGGAGAGGCGGAGCAAGTTCCTTAGCAGTTTGATACAGAAGAAGAAATCTGTGGAGGAACAAGATCACCGTGATAGCCTCAATGTCCGAGTCAGGGCCTCTGACATGCCCATCACTCTGCAAAACCGCGCCTTTCGGTCTGCGCGGGAACACCTCGACGCCATGCCCGGGAAGCTCGACAGCAAAGGCCTCGCTCTCGCACTTAAAAAG GATTTCGATTCATCGTATGGTCCGGCTTGGCACTGCATTGTTGGAACTAGCTTCGGTTCGTACGTGACACATTCCACTGGCGGCTTCTTGTATTTTTCGATCGACAAGGTTTACGTTCTTCTCTTCAAAACAGCCGTCGAGCCTTTGGACCATTGA
- the LOC114821956 gene encoding protein PLANT CADMIUM RESISTANCE 2-like, whose protein sequence is MSSQSGHSRHRDLVPWSTGLFDCCSDPKNCCITLWCPCITFGKIAEIVDKGSTSCGASGALYTLIAFVTAFPCIYSCVYRSKMRQQYSLEESPCGDCLVHCFCEGCALCQEYRELKSRGFDMKLGWNGNMKEREVGMSPVVEKGMRRDK, encoded by the exons ATGAGCTCCCAAAGTGGCCACAGTCGCCATCGCGACCTCGTTCCTTGGTCCACCGGGCTCTTCGACTGCTGCTCCGATCCAAAAAACT GTTGCATAACACTTTGGTGTCCATGCATCACTTTTGGCAAAATTGCAGAGATTGTCGATAAGGGTTCTACAT CTTGTGGCGCAAGTGGAGCGCTGTACACACTGATTGCTTTTGTGACGGCTTTTCCATGTATCTATTCATGCGTCTACCGCTCCAAAATGAGACAGCAATACAGCCTGGAAGAGAGCCCTTGTGGTGACTGCTTGGTTCATTGCTTCTGTGAGGGCTGCGCCTTGTGCCAAGAGTACCGCGAGCTCAAGTCTCGCGGTTTCGACATGAAACTTG GATGGAATGGAAACATGAAGGAAAGGGAAGTTGGAATGAGTCCGGTGGTGGAGAAAGGCATGAGGCGAGATAAATGA
- the LOC114821955 gene encoding protein PLANT CADMIUM RESISTANCE 2-like: MYSSNANGYEKYSSSDHLHQHVDAPATGIPVSSGTEPYFTTSHEDMSSQSGHSHMTYPPPHLGPRALVPWSTGLFDCFSGPKNCCITFWCPCITFGQIAEIVDKGSIPCGASGALYTLIACVTAFPCIYSCFYRSKMRQQYSLEESPCGDCLVHCFCEGCALCQEYRELKFRGFDMKLGWHGNIEERNREVGMTPVAPVVEEGMSRDK; encoded by the exons ATGTACTCGTCAAACGCAAATGGATACGAGAAGTACTCCTCCTCCGACCACCTCCACCAACATGTCGATGCACCGGCCACCGGTATCCCGGTCAGCTCCGGTACTGAACCTTATTTCACTACTTCTCACGAAGACATGAGCTCCCAAAGTGGCCACAGCCACATGACCTACCCACCTCCCCATCTCGGCCCTCGCGCCCTCGTTCCTTGGTCCACCGGCCTCTTCGACTGTTTCTCCGGTCCAAAAAACT GTTGCATAACATTTTGGTGTCCATGTATCACTTTTGGCCAAATTGCAGAGATTGTCGATAAGGGTTCTATAC CTTGTGGCGCAAGTGGAGCGCTTTACACACTGATTGCTTGTGTGACGGCTTTTCCATGTATCTATTCATGCTTCTACCGCTCCAAAATGAGACAGCAATACAGCCTGGAAGAGAGCCCTTGTGGTGACTGCTTGGTTCATTGCTTCTGTGAGGGCTGCGCCTTGTGCCAAGAGTACCGCGAGCTCAAGTTTCGCGGTTTCGACATGAAACTTG GATGGCATGGAAACATCGAGGAAAGGAACCGTGAAGTTGGAATGACTCCGGTGGCTCCGGTGGTGGAGGAAGGCATGAGTCGAGATAAATGA
- the LOC114821953 gene encoding endoglucanase 8-like encodes MARNLLCLPGNVSAFRAPLAALFLLSLLFHSTSAATHDYHDALRKSILFFEGQRSGKLPPDQRLKWRRDSALHDGSAAGVDLSGGYYDAGDNVKFGFPMAFTTTLLAWSVIDFGRTMGPELKNAVRAVKWGSDYLLKATAVPDVVFVQVGDPYSDHNCWERPEDMDTSRAVYKIDKNHPGSDVAGETAAALAAASIVFRSRDPAYSRFLLNRAVRVFEFADRHRGAYSASLHHAVCPFYCDVNGFQDELLWGAVWLHKASRRRVYREYIVKNEVVLRAGDTINEFGWDNKHAGINVLISKEVLMGKADYFESFTQNADEFICSILPGLSHPQVQYSPGGLIFKPGGSNMQHVTSLSFLLLSYSNYLSHANKNVPCGETSASPAFLKQLAKRQVDYILGDNPLRMSYMVGYGARYPQRIHHRGSSLPSVQAHPARIGCKAGSRYFLSPNPNPNLLVGAVVGGPNSSDAFPDSRPFFQESEPTTYINAPLVGLLSYFSAHY; translated from the exons ATGGCGCGAAACCTCCTCTGCCTCCCGGGGAATGTTTCCGCATTTCGCGCCCCTCTAGCAGCCCTCTTcctcctttctcttcttttccacTCAACCAGCGCCGCCACCCACGACTACCACGACGCTCTCCGCAAGAGCATCCTCTTCTTCGAAGGCCAACGCTCCGGCAAGCTCCCCCCGGATCAACGCCTAAAATGGCGCCGCGACTCCGCATTGCACGACGGGTCCGCCGCCGGA GTGGACTTATCGGGCGGCTACTACGACGCCGGCGACAACGTAAAGTTCGGATTTCCAATGGCATTCACGACGACGTTGCTGGCGTGGAGCGTCATCGACTTCGGGAGAACCATGGGTCCGGAGCTGAAGAACGCGGTTCGGGCCGTGAAATGGGGCTCCGACTACCTCCTCAAGGCGACGGCGGTGCCCGACGTCGTTTTTGTCCAGGTCGGCGACCCGTACTCGGACCACAACTGCTGGGAGCGGCCGGAGGACATGGACACGTCACGCGCTGTGTACAAGATCGATAAGAACCACCCGGGGTCTGACGTGGCAGGCGAAACAGCCGCTGCTCTCGCCGCTGCTTCTATCGTGTTCAGATCACGTGACCCGGCTTACTCTAGATTCCTCCTCAATCGAGCCGTTAGG GTGTTCGAGTTTGCTGACAGGCACCGGGGTGCGTACAGCGCGAGCCTGCACCATGCCGTGTGCCCTTTTTACTGCGACGTGAACGGCTTCCAG GATGAGTTGCTGTGGGGAGCAGTGTGGCTGCACAAGGCATCGAGGAGGCGCGTATACAGAGAATATATAGTGAAGAACGAGGTGGTGTTGCGAGCAGGTGATACGATTAATGAGTTTGGTTGGGACAACAAGCATGCTGGGATTAACGTCCTCATTTCCAAG GAAGTGCTTATGGGAAAAGCAGATTATTTCGAATCTTTCACGCAGAATGCTGATGAGTTTATATGTTCCATACTGCCTGGACTTTCTCATCCTCAAGTCCAATATTCTCCTG GTGGCTTGATATTCAAGCCAGGAGGTAGTAACATGCAGCATGTGACCTCACTTTCATTCCTACTTCTGTCCTACTCCAACTATCTAAGCCATGCCAATAAGAACGTGCCATGTGGCGAGACCTCTGCCTCCCCTGCTTTCCTCAAACAATTGGCCAAACGCCAG GTGGACTACATTCTAGGTGATAATCCATTGAGGATGTCGTATATGGTGGGATACGGTGCACGCTACCCACAGAGGATACACCACCGGGGCAGCTCGCTACCATCGGTGCAGGCCCACCCGGCCCGTATCGGGTGTAAAGCCGGGTCTAGATACTTCTTGAGTCCAAATCCCAACCCAAATTTGCTGGTGGGAGCAGTGGTTGGTGGGCCCAACAGCTCAGACGCGTTCCCGGACTCGAGGCCTTTCTTCCAAGAATCCGAGCCCACCACTTACATCAATGCGCCGCTGGTGGGCctactttcatatttttcagcCCACTATTGA
- the LOC114821954 gene encoding 21 kDa protein-like, producing MNTNRMYTHSLLPQLSFTFLFFLLSHPIPTVGLPSKDSEFIRTSCGTTLYPHLCYTSLSRFASAVQDNPTLLAKVAIGVSLARARRMAAYFSNISRQADYGAHPRAASALHDCFSNFGDAVDEIRGSLKQMRQLSSTANSRGGSSSFRFQMSNVQTWMSAALTDEETCTDGFDDVENGPLKTDVSNRVENVKKVTSNALALVNSVAEKGAP from the coding sequence ATGAACACCAACCGCATGTACACCCACTCCCTCCTCCCCCAACTCTCCTTcaccttcctcttcttcctcctctcccACCCCATTCCCACCGTCGGACTCCCATCCAAAGACTCGGAATTCATCCGTACAAGCTGCGGCACAACTCTGTACCCTCACCTCTGCTACACCTCCCTGTCCCGCTTCGCCAGCGCCGTCCAGGACAACCCGACTCTGCTCGCCAAGGTAGCCATCGGCGTCAGCCTCGCCAGGGCCCGCCGCATGGCTGCCTACTTCTCCAACATATCCCGTCAAGCTGACTACGGCGCCCACCCTCGAGCCGCCTCAGCCCTCCACGACTGCTTCTCCAACTTCGGCGACGCAGTCGACGAGATTCGAGGATCCCTCAAGCAGATGCGCCAGCTCAGTTCCACTGCAAACTCAAGAGGCGGATCCTCGTCATTCCGGTTCCAGATGAGCAAcgtccagacgtggatgagcgcCGCGCTTACCGACGAGGAGACCTGTACGGACGGGTTTGATGACGTGGAGAATGGGCCCCTCAAGACCGACGTGTCGAACCGGGTTGAGAATGTGAAGAAGGTTACAAGCAATGCCCTTGCGCTCGTTAATAGCGTTGCTGAGAAGGGCGCGCCCTGA